From Streptomyces sp. NBC_00690, a single genomic window includes:
- a CDS encoding radical SAM protein, with protein MSIAPEAPSAPLRLVSLELTGRCQLTCPKHCYAQASSHGSHGMMATDHWHRIISEAAALGTTTVQLIGGEPLLHSGCVELAEHALRLGLRVRVYT; from the coding sequence ATGTCGATCGCTCCGGAGGCGCCCTCCGCCCCGCTACGGTTAGTGTCCTTGGAGCTCACCGGCCGCTGCCAACTCACCTGCCCGAAGCACTGCTACGCCCAGGCGTCATCCCACGGCAGCCACGGCATGATGGCCACAGACCACTGGCACCGGATCATCTCCGAGGCCGCAGCCCTCGGTACAACCACGGTGCAGCTGATCGGCGGAGAGCCCCTGCTCCACTCGGGCTGCGTCGAGCTCGCCGAGCACGCATTGCGGCTCGGCCTGCGCGTACGCGTCTACACCTGA